A region of Vitis vinifera cultivar Pinot Noir 40024 chromosome 15, ASM3070453v1 DNA encodes the following proteins:
- the LOC104881831 gene encoding uncharacterized protein LOC104881831 has translation MAVPPETARMLDALEAFLDAPPLRCDFRCIRCHNHVASDYNLVQDLYPFSMAKLLFDPDVPGVMHGAYSPPVRGLYVGEHPEGSHVDAVSVYCSSCGSWLGRRIIRLYVDHHPVIRQGQFVLVCGGAGIEPVFPMQNFL, from the exons ATGGCGGTTCCACCAGAAACTGCACGTATGCTTGATGCTCTTGAAGCCTTTCTGGATGCCCCACCACTTCGTTGCGACTTCCGCTGCATCCGTTGCCATAATCACGTTGCTTCTGACTACAATTTGGTTCAG GATCTTTATCCATTTTCCATGGCTAAGCTCCTCTTTGATCCCGACGT TCCTGGTGTGATGCATGGGGCATATAGTCCTCCTGTTCGTGGTCTATATGTTGGTGAACATCCTGAAGGGAGTCATGTGGATGCGGTTTCTGTCTACTGTAGTTCATGTGGAAGCTGGCTTGGGCGGAGAATA ATTCGGCTGTACGTTGACCATCACCCTGTAATCCGTCAAGGCCAATTTGTACTCGTATGTGGTGGTGCAGGCATAGAACCTGTATTTCCTATGCAAAATTTTCTGTAG